One Ctenopharyngodon idella isolate HZGC_01 chromosome 9, HZGC01, whole genome shotgun sequence DNA window includes the following coding sequences:
- the LOC127519131 gene encoding aurora kinase A-like, producing the protein MSMAHGGERGASGSSRSRRAASCQTAGQELWRPGSGDHDQDPLPDPTQTLSQEISGYLTPLPSDFSVFVSTGQDHWRRKWQSGSQQSPDDGRPSTPFKRLVKRSHRASGHSRSTQTDSSPGIMSTSSLSLSEDNVERRSCRELMSLSSRGSYSVIWRWSGDGSDRPNQQGNRCLSRSDSLEEWMCPPLPGQVPVGPSETSNGRTAQGAVEEASPVNKSSTEEPTECRKRKGFGSVFQRLWKALKSPFGCCFHSSAVDVVEPFVPPADLEPEPDPEPSPAPDHSAVKTNNESFESLYNVGEMIGSGGFGRVYEGTRRFDSKKVAIKRMRKTDNNRYLDIPGHPGPLVTEVALLLMMRREPISPYIIQLYEWFEHPRKFTLVMEFPEPCESLLDFIVRHPQLDETTARVIMRQAVLAVQHCVEHGVFHNDIHAQNFLLKKNTLELKLIDFGCGQLLSSDGYERNIYRGILDYCPPEVLTDPRFHAVPANVWSLGVLLYEMVNACSPFQDRAEITQAKVTFQNSSLSKECRDLISQCLTRDPTKRPTLEQMLQHKWIRNDVDWRSSGDSLHQ; encoded by the exons ATGTCGATGGCTCACGGGGGTGAAAGAGGAG CCTCAGGCAGCTCCAGATCCAGGAGAGCTGCTTCCTGTCAGACGGCTGGTCAGGAGCTTTGGAGACCCGGTTCTGGTGACCACGATCAGGATCCGCTGCCAGACCCGACCCAGACACTGAGCCAGGAGATATCTGGATATTTAACACCTCTGCCGTCagacttttctgtttttgtgtcCACAGGTCAGGATCACTGGAGGAGGAAGTGGCAGAGCGGCAGCCAGCAGAGCCCAGATGATGGACGTCCGTCCACTCCATTTAAAAGACTTGTTAAACGCTCTCACAGAG CCTCCGGCCACTCCAGATCCACTCAGACAGATTCTTCACCGGGCATCATGTCCACATCATCTCTGTCCCTCTCTGAGGACAATGTAGAGAGGCGGTCATGCAGAGAGTTGATGAGCCTCAGCAGCAGAGGCTCGTACAGCGTCATATGGAGGTGGAGTGGTGATGGATCAGATCGCCCAAACCAACAGGGCAACCGGTGTTTGTCCAGGTCCGACAGCCTCGAAGAGTGGATGTGCCCTCCGCTGCCGGGTCAAGTTCCTGTCGGGCCGTCAGAGACTTCAAATGGCCGAACTGCTCAGGGTGCCGTGGAGGAGGCTTCTCCTGTGAACAAGAGCTCAACAG AAGAACCTACAGAATGTCGGAAGAGGAAAGGATTTGGTTCTGTCTTCCAGAGGCTGTGGAAGGCTTTGAAGAGTCCTTTCGGCTGCTGTTTCCACAGTAGTGCTGTGGATGTTGTGGAGCCTTTTGTCCCTCCAGCAGATCTGGAGCCAGAGCCTGATCCTGAGCCGTCACCTGCTCCAGATCACTCCGCCGTCAAGACAAATAACG agTCCTTTGAGTCTCTCTATAACGTGGGAGAGATGATTGGATCTGGAGGATTTGGCAGGGTGTACGAGGGAACACGCAGATTTGACTCCAAAAAG GTTGCCATCAAGCGGATGCGCAAGACTGACAACAATCGTTACCTTGATATT CCTGGGCATCCCGGACCTCTCGTTACAGAAGTGGcgctgctgctgatgatgagGCGAGAACCCATAAGCCCCTACATCATACAACTATACGAGTGGTTTGAACATCCTCGAAAATTCACTCTGGTCATGGAGTTCCCTGAACCCTGCGAGAGCTTGCTGGACTTCATCGTTCGTCATCCTCAACTGGACGAAACAACAGCGCGGGTCATCATGCGACAGGCTGTGCTGGCAGTACAACACTGCGTTGAGCATGGTGTTTTTCATAATGACATTCATGCGCAGAACTTCCTGTTGAAGAAAAACACGTTAGAGCTCAAGCTGATAGACTTTGGCTGCGGTCAGCTGTTGAGCAGCGATGGCTACGAGAGGAACATATACCGTG GAATACTGGATTACTGCCCACCTGAAGTCTTGACAGACCCTCGATTTCACGCCGTCCCAGCGAATGTCTGGTCTCTAGGAGTGCTGCTGTATGAGATGGTGAACGCATGTTCTCCTTTTCAGGACAGAGCGGAAATCACACAAGCCAAAGTTACATTTCAGAACTCCAGCTTATCCAAAG AATGCAGAGATCTGATTAGCCAGTGCCTAACCCGGGATCCAACTAAACGGCCGACGTTAGAGCAGATGTTACAACATAAATGGATCAGAAATGATGTAGATTGGAGAAGTTCAGGAGATTCACTCCATCAGTGA
- the LOC127519130 gene encoding serine/threonine-protein kinase MARK1-like isoform X5 produces MSMAHGGERGASGSSRSRRAASCQTAGQELWRPGSGDHDQDPLPDPTQTLSQEISGYLTPLPSDFSVFVSTGQDHWRRKWQSGSQQSPDDGRPSTPFKRLVKRSHRASGHSRSTQTDSSPGIMSTSSLSLSEDNVERRSCRELMSLSSRGSYSVIWRWSGDGSDRPNQQGNRCLSRSDSLEEWMCPPLPGQVPVGPSETSNGRTVQGAVEEASPVNKSSTEEPTECRKRKGFGSVFQRLWKALKSPFGCCFHSSAVDVVEPFVPPADLEPEPDPEPSPAPDHSAVKTNNESFESLYNVGQMIGSGGFGRVYEGTRRFDSKKVAIKRMRKTDNNRYLDIPGHPEPLVTEVALLLMMRREPISPYIIQLYEWFEHPRKFTLVMEFPEPCESLLDFIVRHPQLDETTARVIMRQAVLAVQHCVEHGVFHNDVHAQNFLLKKNTLELKLIDFGCGQLLSSDGYERNIYRGILDYCPPEVLTDPRFHAVPANVWSLGVLLYEMVNACSPFQDRAEIAQAKVTFQNSSLSKECRDLISQCLTRDPTKRPTLEQMLQHRWIRNDVDWRSSGDSLHQ; encoded by the exons CCTCAGGCAGCTCCAGATCCAGGAGAGCTGCTTCCTGTCAGACGGCTGGTCAGGAGCTTTGGAGACCCGGTTCTGGTGACCACGATCAGGATCCGCTGCCAGACCCGACCCAGACACTGAGCCAGGAGATATCTGGATATTTAACACCTCTGCCGTCagacttttctgtttttgtgtcCACAG GTCAGGATCACTGGAGGAGGAAGTGGCAGAGCGGCAGCCAGCAGAGCCCAGATGATGGACGTCCGTCCACTCCATTTAAAAGACTTGTTAAACGCTCTCACAGAG CCTCCGGCCACTCCAGATCCACTCAGACAGATTCTTCACCGGGCATCATGTCCACATCATCTCTGTCCCTCTCTGAGGACAATGTAGAGAGGCGGTCATGCAGAGAGTTGATGAGCCTCAGCAGCAGAGGCTCGTACAGCGTCATATGGAGGTGGAGTGGTGATGGATCAGATCGCCCAAACCAACAGGGCAACCGGTGTTTGTCCAGGTCCGACAGCCTCGAAGAGTGGATGTGCCCTCCGCTGCCGGGTCAAGTTCCTGTCGGGCCGTCAGAGACTTCAAATGGCCGAACTGTTCAGGGTGCCGTGGAGGAGGCTTCTCCTGTGAACAAGAGCTCAACAG AAGAACCTACAGAATGTCGGAAGAGGAAAGGATTTGGTTCTGTCTTCCAGAGGCTTTGGAAGGCTTTGAAGAGTCCTTTCGGCTGCTGTTTCCACAGTAGTGCTGTGGATGTTGTGGAGCCTTTTGTCCCTCCAGCAGATCTGGAGCCAGAGCCTGATCCTGAGCCGTCACCTGCTCCAGATCACTCCGCCGTCAAGACAAATAACG agTCCTTTGAGTCTCTCTATAACGTGGGACAGATGATTGGATCTGGAGGATTTGGCAGGGTGTACGAGGGAACACGCAGATTTGACTCCAAAAAG GTTGCCATCAAGCGGATGCGCAAGACTGACAACAATCGTTACCTTGATATT CCTGGGCATCCCGAACCTCTCGTTACAGAAGTGGcgctgctgctgatgatgagGCGAGAACCCATAAGCCCCTACATCATACAACTATACGAGTGGTTTGAACATCCTCGAAAATTCACTCTGGTCATGGAGTTCCCTGAACCCTGCGAGAGCTTGCTGGACTTCATCGTTCGTCATCCTCAACTGGACGAAACAACAGCGCGGGTCATCATGCGACAGGCTGTGCTGGCAGTACAACACTGCGTTGAGCATGGTGTTTTTCATAATGACGTTCATGCGCAGAACTTCCTGTTGAAGAAAAACACGTTAGAGCTCAAGCTGATAGACTTTGGCTGCGGTCAGCTGTTGAGCAGCGACGGCTACGAGAGGAACATATACCGTG GAATACTGGATTACTGCCCACCTGAAGTCTTGACAGACCCTCGATTTCACGCCGTCCCAGCGAATGTCTGGTCTCTAGGAGTGCTGCTGTATGAGATGGTGAACGCATGTTCTCCTTTTCAGGACAGAGCGGAAATCGCACAAGCCAAAGTTACATTTCAGAACTCCAGCTTATCCAAAG AATGCAGAGATCTGATTAGCCAGTGCCTAACCCGGGATCCAACTAAACGGCCGACGTTAGAGCAGATGTTACAACATAGATGGATTAGAAATGATGTAGATTGGAGAAGTTCAGGAGATTCACTCCATCAGTGA
- the LOC127519130 gene encoding serine/threonine-protein kinase MARK1-like isoform X3 has product MSMAHGGERGASGRSRSRRAASSQTAGQELWRPGSGDHDQDPLPDPTQTLSQEISGYLTPLPSDFSVFVSTGQDHWRRKWQSGSQQSPDDGRPSTPFKRLVKRSHRASGHSRSTQTDSSPGIMSTSSLSLSEDNVERRSCRELMSLSSRGSYSVIWRWSGDGSDRPNQQGNRCLSRSDSLEEWMCPPLPGQVPVGPSETSNGRTVQGAVEEASPVNKSSTEEPTECRKRKGFGSVFQRLWKALKSPFGCCFHSSAVDVVEPFVPPADLEPEPDPEPSPAPDHSAVKTNNESFESLYNVGQMIGSGGFGRVYEGTRRFDSKKVAIKRMRKTDNNRYLDIPGHPEPLVTEVALLLMMRREPISPYIIQLYEWFEHPRKFTLVMEFPEPCESLLDFIVRHPQLDETTARVIMRQAVLAVQHCVEHGVFHNDVHAQNFLLKKNTLELKLIDFGCGQLLSSDGYERNIYRGILDYCPPEVLTDPRFHAVPANVWSLGVLLYEMVNACSPFQDRAEIAQAKVTFQNSSLSKECRDLISQCLTRDPTKRPTLEQMLQHRWIRNDVDWRSSGDSLHQ; this is encoded by the exons ATGTCGATGGCTCACGGGGGTGAAAGAGGAG CCTCAGGCCGCTCCAGATCCAGGAGAGCTGCTTCCTCTCAGACGGCTGGTCAGGAGCTTTGGAGACCCGGTTCTGGTGACCATGATCAGGATCCGCTGCCAGACCCGACCCAGACACTGAGCCAGGAGATATCTGGATATTTAACACCTCTGCCGTCagacttttctgtttttgtgtcCACAGGTCAGGATCACTGGAGGAGGAAGTGGCAGAGCGGCAGCCAGCAGAGCCCAGATGATGGACGTCCGTCCACTCCATTTAAAAGACTTGTTAAACGCTCTCACAGAG CCTCCGGCCACTCCAGATCCACTCAGACAGATTCTTCACCGGGCATCATGTCCACATCATCTCTGTCCCTCTCTGAGGACAATGTAGAGAGGCGGTCATGCAGAGAGTTGATGAGCCTCAGCAGCAGAGGCTCGTACAGCGTCATATGGAGGTGGAGTGGTGATGGATCAGATCGCCCAAACCAACAGGGCAACCGGTGTTTGTCCAGGTCCGACAGCCTCGAAGAGTGGATGTGCCCTCCGCTGCCGGGTCAAGTTCCTGTCGGGCCGTCAGAGACTTCAAATGGCCGAACTGTTCAGGGTGCCGTGGAGGAGGCTTCTCCTGTGAACAAGAGCTCAACAG AAGAACCTACAGAATGTCGGAAGAGGAAAGGATTTGGTTCTGTCTTCCAGAGGCTTTGGAAGGCTTTGAAGAGTCCTTTCGGCTGCTGTTTCCACAGTAGTGCTGTGGATGTTGTGGAGCCTTTTGTCCCTCCAGCAGATCTGGAGCCAGAGCCTGATCCTGAGCCGTCACCTGCTCCAGATCACTCCGCCGTCAAGACAAATAACG agTCCTTTGAGTCTCTCTATAACGTGGGACAGATGATTGGATCTGGAGGATTTGGCAGGGTGTACGAGGGAACACGCAGATTTGACTCCAAAAAG GTTGCCATCAAGCGGATGCGCAAGACTGACAACAATCGTTACCTTGATATT CCTGGGCATCCCGAACCTCTCGTTACAGAAGTGGcgctgctgctgatgatgagGCGAGAACCCATAAGCCCCTACATCATACAACTATACGAGTGGTTTGAACATCCTCGAAAATTCACTCTGGTCATGGAGTTCCCTGAACCCTGCGAGAGCTTGCTGGACTTCATCGTTCGTCATCCTCAACTGGACGAAACAACAGCGCGGGTCATCATGCGACAGGCTGTGCTGGCAGTACAACACTGCGTTGAGCATGGTGTTTTTCATAATGACGTTCATGCGCAGAACTTCCTGTTGAAGAAAAACACGTTAGAGCTCAAGCTGATAGACTTTGGCTGCGGTCAGCTGTTGAGCAGCGACGGCTACGAGAGGAACATATACCGTG GAATACTGGATTACTGCCCACCTGAAGTCTTGACAGACCCTCGATTTCACGCCGTCCCAGCGAATGTCTGGTCTCTAGGAGTGCTGCTGTATGAGATGGTGAACGCATGTTCTCCTTTTCAGGACAGAGCGGAAATCGCACAAGCCAAAGTTACATTTCAGAACTCCAGCTTATCCAAAG AATGCAGAGATCTGATTAGCCAGTGCCTAACCCGGGATCCAACTAAACGGCCGACGTTAGAGCAGATGTTACAACATAGATGGATTAGAAATGATGTAGATTGGAGAAGTTCAGGAGATTCACTCCATCAGTGA
- the LOC127519130 gene encoding serine/threonine-protein kinase MARK1-like isoform X2 codes for MSMAHGGERGASGRSRSRRAASSQTAGQELWRPGSGDHDQDPLPDPTQTLSQEISGYLTPLPSDFSVFVSTGQDHWRRKWQSGSQQSPDDGRPSTPFKRLVKRSHRASGHSRSTQTDSSPGIMSTSSLSLSEDNVERRSCRELMSLSSRGSYSVIWRWSGDGSDRPNQQGNRCLSRSDSLEEWMCPPLPGQVPVGPSETSNGRTVQGAVEEASPVNKSSTEEPTECRKRKGFGSVFQRLWKALKSPFGCCFHSSAVDVVEPFVPPADLEPEPDPEPSPAPDHSAVKTNNESFESLYNVGQMIGSGGFGRVYEGTRRFDSKKVAIKRMRKTDNNRYLDIPGHPEPLVTEVALLLMMRREPISPYIIQLYEWFEHPRKFTLVMEFPEPCESLLDFIVRHPQLDETTARVIMRQAVLAVQHCVEHGVFHNDVHAQNFLLKKNTLELKLIDFGCGQLLSSDGYERNIYRGILDYCPPEVLTDPRFHAVPANVWSLGVLLYEMVNACSPFQDRAEIAQAKVTFQNSSLSKECRDLISQCLTRDPTKRPTLEQMLQHRWIRNDVDWRSSGDSLHQ; via the exons CCTCAGGCCGCTCCAGATCCAGGAGAGCTGCTTCCTCTCAGACGGCTGGTCAGGAGCTTTGGAGACCCGGTTCTGGTGACCATGATCAGGATCCGCTGCCAGACCCGACCCAGACACTGAGCCAGGAGATATCTGGATATTTAACACCTCTGCCGTCagacttttctgtttttgtgtcCACAGGTCAGGATCACTGGAGGAGGAAGTGGCAGAGCGGCAGCCAGCAGAGCCCAGATGATGGACGTCCGTCCACTCCATTTAAAAGACTTGTTAAACGCTCTCACAGAG CCTCCGGCCACTCCAGATCCACTCAGACAGATTCTTCACCGGGCATCATGTCCACATCATCTCTGTCCCTCTCTGAGGACAATGTAGAGAGGCGGTCATGCAGAGAGTTGATGAGCCTCAGCAGCAGAGGCTCGTACAGCGTCATATGGAGGTGGAGTGGTGATGGATCAGATCGCCCAAACCAACAGGGCAACCGGTGTTTGTCCAGGTCCGACAGCCTCGAAGAGTGGATGTGCCCTCCGCTGCCGGGTCAAGTTCCTGTCGGGCCGTCAGAGACTTCAAATGGCCGAACTGTTCAGGGTGCCGTGGAGGAGGCTTCTCCTGTGAACAAGAGCTCAACAG AAGAACCTACAGAATGTCGGAAGAGGAAAGGATTTGGTTCTGTCTTCCAGAGGCTTTGGAAGGCTTTGAAGAGTCCTTTCGGCTGCTGTTTCCACAGTAGTGCTGTGGATGTTGTGGAGCCTTTTGTCCCTCCAGCAGATCTGGAGCCAGAGCCTGATCCTGAGCCGTCACCTGCTCCAGATCACTCCGCCGTCAAGACAAATAACG agTCCTTTGAGTCTCTCTATAACGTGGGACAGATGATTGGATCTGGAGGATTTGGCAGGGTGTACGAGGGAACACGCAGATTTGACTCCAAAAAG GTTGCCATCAAGCGGATGCGCAAGACTGACAACAATCGTTACCTTGATATT CCTGGGCATCCCGAACCTCTCGTTACAGAAGTGGcgctgctgctgatgatgagGCGAGAACCCATAAGCCCCTACATCATACAACTATACGAGTGGTTTGAACATCCTCGAAAATTCACTCTGGTCATGGAGTTCCCTGAACCCTGCGAGAGCTTGCTGGACTTCATCGTTCGTCATCCTCAACTGGACGAAACAACAGCGCGGGTCATCATGCGACAGGCTGTGCTGGCAGTACAACACTGCGTTGAGCATGGTGTTTTTCATAATGACGTTCATGCGCAGAACTTCCTGTTGAAGAAAAACACGTTAGAGCTCAAGCTGATAGACTTTGGCTGCGGTCAGCTGTTGAGCAGCGACGGCTACGAGAGGAACATATACCGTG GAATACTGGATTACTGCCCACCTGAAGTCTTGACAGACCCTCGATTTCACGCCGTCCCAGCGAATGTCTGGTCTCTAGGAGTGCTGCTGTATGAGATGGTGAACGCATGTTCTCCTTTTCAGGACAGAGCGGAAATCGCACAAGCCAAAGTTACATTTCAGAACTCCAGCTTATCCAAAG AATGCAGAGATCTGATTAGCCAGTGCCTAACCCGGGATCCAACTAAACGGCCGACGTTAGAGCAGATGTTACAACATAGATGGATTAGAAATGATGTAGATTGGAGAAGTTCAGGAGATTCACTCCATCAGTGA
- the LOC127519130 gene encoding serine/threonine-protein kinase MARK1-like isoform X4, whose protein sequence is MSMAHGGERGASGSSRSRRAASCQTAGQELWRPGSGDHDQDPLPDPTQTLSQEISGYLTPLPSDFSVFVSTGQDHWRRKWQSGSQQSPDDGRPSTPFKRLVKRSHRASGHSRSTQTDSSPGIMSTSSLSLSEDNVERRSCRELMSLSSRGSYSVIWRWSGDGSDRPNQQGNRCLSRSDSLEEWMCPPLPGQVPVGPSETSNGRTVQGAVEEASPVNKSSTEEPTECRKRKGFGSVFQRLWKALKSPFGCCFHSSAVDVVEPFVPPADLEPEPDPEPSPAPDHSAVKTNNESFESLYNVGQMIGSGGFGRVYEGTRRFDSKKVAIKRMRKTDNNRYLDIPGHPEPLVTEVALLLMMRREPISPYIIQLYEWFEHPRKFTLVMEFPEPCESLLDFIVRHPQLDETTARVIMRQAVLAVQHCVEHGVFHNDVHAQNFLLKKNTLELKLIDFGCGQLLSSDGYERNIYRGILDYCPPEVLTDPRFHAVPANVWSLGVLLYEMVNACSPFQDRAEIAQAKVTFQNSSLSKECRDLISQCLTRDPTKRPTLEQMLQHRWIRNDVDWRSSGDSLHQ, encoded by the exons ATGTCGATGGCTCACGGGGGTGAAAGAGGAG CCTCAGGCAGCTCCAGATCCAGGAGAGCTGCTTCCTGTCAGACGGCTGGTCAGGAGCTTTGGAGACCCGGTTCTGGTGACCACGATCAGGATCCGCTGCCAGACCCGACCCAGACACTGAGCCAGGAGATATCTGGATATTTAACACCTCTGCCGTCagacttttctgtttttgtgtcCACAG GTCAGGATCACTGGAGGAGGAAGTGGCAGAGCGGCAGCCAGCAGAGCCCAGATGATGGACGTCCGTCCACTCCATTTAAAAGACTTGTTAAACGCTCTCACAGAG CCTCCGGCCACTCCAGATCCACTCAGACAGATTCTTCACCGGGCATCATGTCCACATCATCTCTGTCCCTCTCTGAGGACAATGTAGAGAGGCGGTCATGCAGAGAGTTGATGAGCCTCAGCAGCAGAGGCTCGTACAGCGTCATATGGAGGTGGAGTGGTGATGGATCAGATCGCCCAAACCAACAGGGCAACCGGTGTTTGTCCAGGTCCGACAGCCTCGAAGAGTGGATGTGCCCTCCGCTGCCGGGTCAAGTTCCTGTCGGGCCGTCAGAGACTTCAAATGGCCGAACTGTTCAGGGTGCCGTGGAGGAGGCTTCTCCTGTGAACAAGAGCTCAACAG AAGAACCTACAGAATGTCGGAAGAGGAAAGGATTTGGTTCTGTCTTCCAGAGGCTTTGGAAGGCTTTGAAGAGTCCTTTCGGCTGCTGTTTCCACAGTAGTGCTGTGGATGTTGTGGAGCCTTTTGTCCCTCCAGCAGATCTGGAGCCAGAGCCTGATCCTGAGCCGTCACCTGCTCCAGATCACTCCGCCGTCAAGACAAATAACG agTCCTTTGAGTCTCTCTATAACGTGGGACAGATGATTGGATCTGGAGGATTTGGCAGGGTGTACGAGGGAACACGCAGATTTGACTCCAAAAAG GTTGCCATCAAGCGGATGCGCAAGACTGACAACAATCGTTACCTTGATATT CCTGGGCATCCCGAACCTCTCGTTACAGAAGTGGcgctgctgctgatgatgagGCGAGAACCCATAAGCCCCTACATCATACAACTATACGAGTGGTTTGAACATCCTCGAAAATTCACTCTGGTCATGGAGTTCCCTGAACCCTGCGAGAGCTTGCTGGACTTCATCGTTCGTCATCCTCAACTGGACGAAACAACAGCGCGGGTCATCATGCGACAGGCTGTGCTGGCAGTACAACACTGCGTTGAGCATGGTGTTTTTCATAATGACGTTCATGCGCAGAACTTCCTGTTGAAGAAAAACACGTTAGAGCTCAAGCTGATAGACTTTGGCTGCGGTCAGCTGTTGAGCAGCGACGGCTACGAGAGGAACATATACCGTG GAATACTGGATTACTGCCCACCTGAAGTCTTGACAGACCCTCGATTTCACGCCGTCCCAGCGAATGTCTGGTCTCTAGGAGTGCTGCTGTATGAGATGGTGAACGCATGTTCTCCTTTTCAGGACAGAGCGGAAATCGCACAAGCCAAAGTTACATTTCAGAACTCCAGCTTATCCAAAG AATGCAGAGATCTGATTAGCCAGTGCCTAACCCGGGATCCAACTAAACGGCCGACGTTAGAGCAGATGTTACAACATAGATGGATTAGAAATGATGTAGATTGGAGAAGTTCAGGAGATTCACTCCATCAGTGA
- the LOC127519132 gene encoding serine/threonine-protein kinase pim-2-like: MRKTDNNRYLDIPGHPEPLVTEVALLLMMRREPISPYIIQLYEWFEHPRKFTLVMEFPEPCESLLDFIVRHPQLDETTAQVIMRQAVLAVQHCVEHGVFHNDVHAQNFLLKKNTLELKLIDFGCGQLLSSDGYERNIYRGILDYCPPEVLTDPRFYAVPANVWSLGVLLYEMVNACSPFQDRAEITQAKVTFQNSSLSKGNNRLAVVGGGLELEI; encoded by the exons ATGCGCAAGACTGACAACAATCGTTACCTTGATATT CCTGGGCATCCCGAACCTCTCGTTACAGAAGTGGcgctgctgctgatgatgagGCGAGAACCCATAAGCCCCTACATCATACAACTATACGAGTGGTTTGAACATCCTCGAAAATTCACTCTGGTCATGGAGTTCCCTGAACCCTGCGAGAGCTTGCTGGACTTCATCGTTCGTCATCCTCAACTGGACGAAACAACAGCGCAGGTCATCATGCGACAGGCTGTGCTGGCAGTACAACACTGCGTTGAGCATGGTGTTTTTCATAATGACGTTCATGCGCAGAACTTCCTGTTGAAGAAAAACACGTTAGAGCTCAAGCTGATAGACTTTGGCTGCGGTCAGCTGTTGAGCAGCGATGGCTACGAGAGGAACATATACCGTG GAATACTGGATTACTGCCCACCTGAAGTCTTGACAGACCCTCGATTTTACGCCGTCCCAGCGAATGTCTGGTCTCTAGGAGTGCTGCTGTATGAGATGGTGAACGCATGTTCTCCTTTTCAGGACAGAGCGGAAATCACACAAGCCAAAGTTACATTTCAGAACTCCAGCTTATCCAAAG GAAACAACAGACTTGCTGTCGTCGGTGGAGGGCTTGAACTCGAGATTTGA